In Candidatus Tectomicrobia bacterium, the genomic stretch TTCGGGGTTCCCCGCAAGGGGAGCCTTGCATCAGGCAGCAATCTTTCATTCGGGCAATTCGGCAATTCGGCAAATGGGGGGCGCGCGTATGGCTTTACCGGTGTTGTTATTCGCTGTTTTGCTCGCCGTGGGAGGGTGCACGTCCAGCCCGGGCTCCTCCTCCCCGGCCTCCACCCCGCCCAAGGCGGCCGCCGTCACTCCCAAGCCTCAGATGACGGCCCAGGCGGCCGCGACGGCGCCGGCCCAGCTCGTGGGCGACAAGGTGTGCATCGCCTGCCACAAGAAACAGGTCGAGAGCTACTACAAGACGCTGATGGGCAAGACGATGACCTCGCCCGCCAATGTGCAGAAGGTGGATTGCGAGACCTGCCACGGGCCCGCCTCCGCCCACGTCGCGGCCGGCGGCGGGAAGGGGAAAGGAATCCAGGTCACCTTCCGAAACGGGGCGGAAACCGCCGAGACCCAGAACGCGCCCTGTCTCAAGTGCCACGAGAGCGGCGACCGCCGTTACTGGCGGGGAAGCCCTCATAACTCGCGGGACGTGAGCTGCGTCAGCTGCCACAGGATCATGGAGAAGGTTTCGGACCGTTTCGCCCTCGCGAGAAAGGACCAGAACGACACGTGCTCGCAATGCCACCTCGTCCGGAAGGCCCAGACCTTCCGCAACTCGCACATGGCCACGCGGGACGGCGCGACCCAGTGCTCCAACTGCCACAACCCCCACGGGACGGTGACCGAGAAGCTCCTCAAGGGCAACTCCGTCAACGAGACCTGCTACAACTGCCACCCCGAGAAGCGGGGGCCCTTCCTCTGGGAGCACGACCCGGTTCGCGAGAGCTGCGTCAACTGCCACGAGCCCCACGGCACCCTCAACGACAACCTCCTCAAAATCCGGCGGCCCAGGCTGTGCCAGTCGTGCCATGTGGAGGGGCGCCATCCATCCTCCGCGGGCTTGGCCAACACGATCTTCACATTTAACGCGGGTTGCGTGAATTGCCACAGACGGATCCACGGGTCGAACCATCCCTCGGGGAACTTCTTCCTCAGGTAAGGGACTTCAACCGGGCCCATTTGGGGACGCCCCAGCCGTAAGGAGAGCTTGAGATGATGCCGAGGGTGGCATGGAATACAAGGATAATCGGGCTGCTCGCGGCCGCAGCCCTGACGTTAGCCTCGCCGGCGGACGCCCAACCGGCCGACGCCCAAGCGTTCAAGATCGGCAATTACACCTTGTCGGGCGAAATCGAAGGCGGCGCGCGCCAAATCTACGGCGAGCGCCGGAGCGGCCGCTACAATGAGTTTCGGGACATCCCGCAGGGCTTGTTCCTGACGGACGTGAAGCTGGACATCGACCGGCCCGGCTTCTACTACGAACTTCGGGCCCTGGATCTCCTGGAGAACGACCAGTCCCTTCGCTTCTCGCTTGGCTCCCCCGGCCTGTACCGGCTGGACCTGGAGTGGCATGAGCTCCAGCACATATTCAAGAACCAGGCCATCACCCCCTACTCCGGCGTGGGGGGCAACGCCCTCACGATCGATCCCGCCACCCGGGCCTTGATCCAGGGAAGCGGCGCGGCCAACTGGGTCGCCAACGTCAACAGCCTCTTCCGTGGAGGACACAGGGAGGTCGTCGGCTTCGACCGCGACTGGGGCGAGGTGAAGTTCAAGCACCAGCTGGGGCCGGACTGGAACGTGCGGGCCAACTACAAGAACGAGCGCTGGGACGGCACCAAGCCCGAAAGCTTCTTGTTCGGGAGCAGCCCCGGCGGTAGGCCGGTCATCGAAATCCCGGTGCCCATCGACTGGCGCCACGACCAGGTCCGGCTCGCCCTCGAGTGGGCCCGGGCGGGCAACTCCCTCGAGCTGGCCTACGAGGCATCCCTTTTCGAGAACCGCCACAGCAGCCTGGTATTCGACAACCCCTTCCGCTCGACGGACGCGGCCGGCACCGTGGGCGCGGGGGCCAACGCCGTCAGCGGATCGACCCGGGCGCGGGTCGCGCTGGAGCCGGACAACCAAGCCCACTACATCTCCATCTCGGGCGCGGTGAACCTGCCGGCCCAGACACGGCTCATGGGAACCGCCTCCTATGGCTGGTTCCTCCAGGACGATGACTTCGTCCCTCACACCATCAACACCGCCCTCACCAGCCCGACCCTCGCCCTGCCCCGCCGGAGCCTGGACGGCGAGATCAATCCGACCCTCATCAACCTTGTCCTCACGAACCGGGCCATTCACAACCTCACCCTCACGGGCCGCTACCGCTACTACGACCTGGAGAACAACTCCAAGCGCATCACATTCCCGGGCCATACCGTCGGCGACACGTCCCAGGTGACCAATGAGGCGGAGGAAACCCGACTTCTCGGATACACCCGCCAGAATGCGGGCCTCAGCGCGAGCTACCGCCTAAGCAGGGATCTCAAGCTCCACGGCGGCTATGAATGGAGGAAAACGGACTACAACGAGTTCCACGCCGAGGAGAACCAGGAAGACCGGGTCAAGGTCGCCCTCGACTGGAAGGCCAACAACTGGCTCATGATCCGGCCCAGCTACATCTACTCCGACCGGAGCGTCTCGGGCTACATCGCCCAGAACATTCCCCAGCAAGCGGAGAGGCGGCTGTTCAACCTCGCCGAGCGCGAGCGCCACGAAGGCAAGTTGATGGCGCGCATCACCCCCAGCGAGAAGATTTCCATCACCATCGAGGGCGGCGTCGGGACCGAGGACTACGGCGCCAAGTACGGCGTGGACGAAGGCCACTTCTGGAATGCCGCCGTCGAACTGGTGGTGACCCCGGTCAATTGGGTCAATTTCTTCGCCGCCTACACGCACGAGCAGGTCTACGGCAAGATTCGTTCGGTGCAGAACTCAGGCTCGGGCACCCCCTTCGTGGACCGGTTCCTCGACATCGACGCCTGGACGATGAAGTTCACCGACGACTACGACGTCGTCCGCGTAGGGGTCGAGTTCCTCCTCTGGGAGGACAAGACGAAGGAGAGGAAGCTCACCTCCCGCACCGAGCTGACCTACGCCTATAGTGTGGGCGAAACCCGGAACTCCAAGGACGACCCGGCCTCGACCGTCGTCGTCACCGAGAACTGGCCCGACATCAAGAGCCGGCTGTGGATGATCTCCACCCGGCTGGACTACCACCTGACCAAGAATTTCTCGGTCGGGGCGGGTTACGCCTACGAGCGCTTCGAGATGGTGGACTTCACCCAGCGCTGGGTGGACGTGGTGGTCGATCCGGGCATCAGCACGCGCCTCTACACCCTCGGCGATCGGTTCGACAACTACGAGGCCCACACCGTGGCGGCCTTCGTCCGCTGGAGATTCTAGGGGGTTTCGTCCCAACGCAGCGCAAAGAACCAAAGAGGGGGCCGTCGGAAGACGGCCCCCTCTCTCATTTACATTGAAGCGGCCTGCCCCGTATGCGAAGGCCGTCTAGTCCCCGAGCCTCACCGCCTCGCCCGTCCGGGCCGCTTCCTCGATGGCGAGCGTGACCGCGAGCGTCCGCCGGCCCTCCCGGGCCGTGGTGTGGGAGCAAGGCCGCCCGGTCGCGAGATGGTCCAGCCAGGAGCGCGTCTCGCTGGCGATGGGGCCCCAGAAGTCGCCCTGCGCCCAGTCGCCCGAGGAGTTGGTCTGCATGAACACCATGCTGGCCGTGTGCCCGGGAACGTAGGCGTGGGGCACCCCCACGTCGGTGAAGAGAAGGTTGTCCTTGTTGTCCTGGTCGAGCAGGATGACGCCCTCCGTCCCCAGCACCTCGAAGCGGGCGCTCTGGCCGTGGGAGGGGTACTGCGCGGGGAGCGCATAGCAGACCCCCAGGTTCACCACCGCGCCGTCCTCGAAGGTGACGATGGCCCAGGTGACGTCCTGGGCGGAGTAGCCCATCCCCTTGAACAGGTGTGAATTGCCACGCGCCACCACCTCGGCCGGCCGGTTGCCTTCGAGAAACCAGCAGGCCATGTCCACGTAGTAGGTCAGCACGTCCAGCACGGGCGTCGCGCCGGGCGAGCGCTCGAGGATCTGCATCATCTGGGCGCGCGTGTTGTAGACCCGCGCGGTCGCCCCCAGGATGCGCCCCAGCCGCCCGCGGGCGATCTGCTCCTTGGCCACCATCCAGCGGCGGTCGTGGCGGCGGGAGTAGCCGACACGGAGATCGACACCCGCCGCCTCCGCCGCCGCCACTATCTCGTCCGCGTCCTCCAGGGTGAGGGCGAGGGGCTTCTCGACGAAGACGGGCTTGCCCAGCTTCAAGGCCTGGAGGATAGGCTCGACGTGGCCGTGCTCGGGGGTGGAGACGATGACCGCGTCCACCTCGGGCCGGGAGATGGCTTCAAGATTGTCCCCGGTGGAGAAGTTCGCGGCGACGCTCTCGGCGAGGCTCGAGGCCCGGGCTGGGTCCTTGTCCGAAACGGCCAGGTAGCGCACCGAGGGGTGACGCGCCGCCATGTGCGCCCGCAGGGTGCCGATGCGGCCCGAGCCGATGACGGCGACGCCGATGGGCTTGCCCTGCACGGTCCGTCCTCCGCTGCCGGTTCTGAGTACCGCTCTAGGCGCTTACCTGGAGAAGACCCTATCGGATTGTCATTCTAAGCGACCAAAGGGAGCGAAGGATATCGGTTCTTAAAACCGATATCCTTCGCTTCGCTCAGGATGACAACCTTGCGGACCTGCCCTGTAAGGGCGGCCTTGTGGCGCCCTCATCAGGGCAGCCGCAAGGGCCGCCCCTGCGCCTTCTAATCCTCATCCTCCAGCGGCAGCATCACCGCCTTCCCCTCGCGGGCGGAGCGCTCGATGGCGAGGGTGATCTCCAGCGTCTGCCGGGCCTGCTCGGCGGTGGTGTGGGGGGCGGGCTTGCCTGTGGCCAGGTGGTCGAGCCAAGCGCGCGTCTCGTCCCCCAGAGGGCCCCAATAGCCTCCCAGGGCGGCGTTGCCCGAGGCGTTGCTGGTCAGGAAGACCATCTCCAGGCCGATGCCCGGCACGTAGGCATGGGGGAAACCCTCTTCCGTGTAGAGGATGTTCTCCTTGTGGTCCTCGTCGAGGAGCACCACCCCCTTCTCCCCCAGTACCTCCAGGCGGATGGCCCGGCCGTGAATGGGGTACTTGGGTGGGAGCGCGTAGCCCACCCCGATGCTCACCGAGGCCCCGTCGGCGAAGGTCACGACGGCCCAGGTCACCTCGTCCGCCTCGTAGCCCAGGTCGCGGTACACCACGCCGTGGCTCTTGGCGTACACCTCGACGGGGCGGTTCCCCTCCAGGTACCAGCCGAAGAGGTCCACGAGGTAGGTGAGCGCGTCCTGCACGAAGGTGGCGTCGAGGGAGCGCTTGAGGATCTGCACGCCGTGGGCGCGGGTATTGTAGAGCCGCCCCGTGCCGCCCACGATGCGCCCGAGCTTCCCCCGGGCGATCTGGTCCTTCGTCATGATGTAGCGGCGCTGGAAGCGGATGCTGTAGCCCACGTGGAGAGGCGTGCCGGTGCGCTTCGAGGCGGCGACCATCGCGTCCGCGTCCTTCAGGCGCAGGGCGATGGGCTTCTCCACCAGCACCGGCTTGCCCGCCTCCAGGGCCTGGATCACGGGAAGGGCGTGCTCGGGCTCGCTGCTCGATACGATGACGGCGTTCACCTCGGGGCGGGAGATGACCTCCAGATTGTCGCCCGAGCTGAACTGGGCCGCCACGCTCTCGGCCAGCACCGAGGCCCGGAGAGGGTCCTTGTCGGAGACGGCGAGGAAGTCCACCGAGGGATGGGCGGAGGCCATGCCCGCCCGCAATGTGCCGATGCGGCCCGAGCCGATGATCCCCACCCCCAGCCGCTTCCCGGCCATTTGGCTCTCCCCCGCGCCTGTGCGCGCATCCGGCGGAACGTTGGGCTTTTGTATGCCGCGCGGGGGCGGGTGTCAACGGAAGCCCTACCCGCGCGCGGGGCGTTCCATCCGCCCGGGCCGGGACAGCACCTCGCCCGCGTTGACGCCCCCGGCGAACCGGGGCATCCTCGCCCCCAGCCGACGAATCCATGCGCGGACGGGACGAGGGCCGGTGCGGCCGTCCGCTTCATCCGTGCCCGTCTTTTTCTCCGGCCGCGTCCAGGATTTCATCCAGGGGGGAGGCAGATGAGCGCGACCGAGCGGATGGCGGAGTTCATCGTCCACACGCGCCTAGAGGATATCCCCGACCCGGTGGTGGCCTCGGCGAAGCGCGCGATCCTCGACACCGTCGGGGTGGCCGTGGCGGGGGCCTCGGAGCCGGTGGGCCGGAAGATCACCCAGTACGTGCAGGAGATGGGGGCCGCCCCCGAGGCCACTGTGCTGGGAACGGGAGTGAGGACGTCCGCCCCCTGGGCCGCCCTGGCCAACGGCACGCTGGGCCACGCCCTCGACTTCGACGATTCGAACTGGCTCCTCAACGGCCACGCCAGCGTGGGGGTCCTGCCCGCCGTCCTGGCCCAGGCGGAGGCGCGGGGCGCGTCCGGGCGGGAGGCGCTCGAGGCCTACATCATCGGCTTCGAGGTTTCCGCCAAGCTCGGGGCCGCCATGAACATGGCCCTCTACGACAACGGCTGGCATCCGACCGCCACCATCGGCCCCATGGGGGCCGCGGCCGCCGCCTCCCGCCTGCGCGGGCTGGGGGTGGAAGGCACGCGCGCCGCCCTGGGCTGCGCCGCCTCCCATGCCTCGGGCATCCGGACCAACTTCGGGACCATGATGAAGCCCATCCACGCCGGGCTCGCGGCCGAGGCCGGCGTCCGCTCGGCGGCCTTCGCGGCGGCGGGGATCACCGCGAACCTCAACGTGCTCGAAGCCAAGAGAGGCTTCGGCGACACCTTCAGCGGCCAGGGCAAGCACCGCATCCCCGAGATCGTGGAGACGCTGGGGCGCCCCTTCGCCCTGGAGAAGCCCGGGAACAACATCAAGCCCTACCCCTGCTGCATGTCCTCCCACGCCGCCGTGGACGCCCTGCGCGATCTGCTGAACGGCGCCAATCTCACCGCCTCCGACATCGAGCGGATCGAGCTGGAGCTCACCGAGCCCAACTACCTGAACCTCAGCTACCACCAGCCCAGGACCGGCCTCGAGGGAAAGTTCTCGGGGGAGTACATCCTCTCCCGGCTGGTGGCGGACAGAGAGCTCCGGCTCAGCACCTTCACCGACGCCGCCGTGAACGACCCCGGCATCCAGGCCCTGATGAAGAAGGTGCAGGTGCGCCTCTCCGACCTCCCGTGGACTCCCGGCTCGGGCCGCCCGGCCGTGGTGACCGTCCGCACCCGGGACGGCCGCACCCTGCAGAACCGCCGGCAGGGCTCGCGCGGGAACGCGGGCTCGCCGCTGACGAACGAGGAGCTCCAGGACAAGTTCCGCGACTGCGCCGGCGGGCATCTCGGGCCGGAGAAGACGGCCGAGGCCATCCGGAAGCTGACCGGGCTGGAGCGCCTTCCGGACATCCGGGCCTTGATCTCCCTGCTGCATTGAAGACCGGCCGCGGCTCTCCCGCCGCGCCGAAAGGAGGATCCGCCTGATGCGAGCGGTGCGCGTGCACAAGCTGGGCCTGGACCACCCGATGCGCCTGGAGGAAGTCGAGGACGCGCGGCCCGCGCCCGGCGAGCTGCTGGTGAGGCTCGGCGCGGCCGGAGTGAACCCCTCCGATGTCGCCACCCGGGCGGGGTCCCACGTCCATGCGGGCGGGGGGCTGCCCTACGTCCCGGGGCTCGAGGCGGCGGGCGAGGTCGTGGGCCTGGGCGAGGGGGCGAGGGGTTTCAGCGCCGGGCAGCGCGTCTTCGGCCGCTGCGCGGGCGGGGCCTACGCGGAGCTGGTGCGGATGGACGCGGCGACGGCCGCCCTGCTGCCGGACGGCTGGAGCTACGAGGAGGGCGCGGGCATCACCCTCCCCTTCCGGACGGCATGGAACGCGCTCTTCTTCAAGGCGAACGCCGGGCCGGGCGAAACCGTACTCGTCCAGGGCGGAGCCGGGGGAGTGGGGATGGCGGCGATCCAGCTCGCCAAGGTCGCCGGCTGCCGAGTGCTCGCCACCGTCAGCAGCGACGAGAAGGCGGCCTTCTGCCGGGGCCTCGGCGCGGACGAGACCATCAACTACCGCAAGGAGAACGTGGCCGCCCGCTGCAAGGAACTGACGGGGGGCCGGGGGGTGGAAGTCATCGTCGAGCTTTCCGGGCGGGAAAACCTGGCCCAGGATCTCGAATCCGTCTGCGTCGGAGGCCGCATCATCCTCATGGCCGCGGGCCGGGGCGAGGGCCCCGCCCCCCTGAGCGTCCCCGCCCTGATGACCAAGGACGCGCACATCATCGGGATTACTGGGGTGAATCTCATTCCGAGAATGCCCGAGTACGTCCGGCGCCTCGCACCGCTCCTGCGCGAGGGCCGGGTGAAGGTCCACGTGGCCCGGGCCTTCCCCTTCTCCGAGGCGGAGGCCGCCCACGTCCTCCTGCGCAGCGGAGATTTCCTGGGAAAGATTGTCCTGGTCCCGTAGGCTCTTCCCGCCTTCGGGGGGTACGGTCCTGTAAGGACGCCCACTTCGAAATACCCGCAAAATCTCGCCTCGCCCGCTTCCGGGCGCACCCATTCGAGCACTCCAAGAACTTCCCGATTTTCATCTGAAATCGGTTGTGGTAATATGCTCTTTCAATCTCCAAATCAGCAGCGCGTCGCCAAAACGGGCCGCAGTTCCCTTCTCTGGGAGGAGAAAGACCCATGAAAGTACGGTCCACTTGCTGCCGTAGACTGGGCATCTCGGTCCTGGCTCTCCTGTTCCTGGCGGCCTTTGCGCTTCCAGCCTCCGCCGCCGCTCCCAAATACAAACTGCTGTGGCTCTTCCCCATCAGCCCTCCGGGCGGGACGTTCTACGCCTTCTCCGTGGCGAAGGAGCTGGGCTTCTGGGAGCAGGAAGGACTTGAAGTGAGCTGGAAGGGCACCGGTGGCAGCGGCGCCGCCGTCCAGCTCCTGATCGCAGGGCACGCCGACGCGGGCATCCCCTCGATGCCTGCCACCCTGAACGCGGTAGGCCGGGGGCAAAAGCTGCACGGCTTCTACCAGTACAGCACGGGCTCCCTCTTCTTCCTCAAGGTCCCGGCGAACAGCCCGGTGAAGTCCGTGAAGGACCTCAAGGGCAAGAACATCGGCATCTCCGAGCCGGGCGGGGGTGAGGTGCCGATGGTCAAGGCGGCGCTCCAGGGCGCTGGCCTCAACCCCGACAAGGACGTGCGCCTGATCCCCATCGGCGAGGGCTCGCCCGCCACCTTCGAGGCCATCAAGTCGGGCCGGGTGGCCGCATACGCCTCCAACTTCCAGGACAACCTCGCCGTCGAGCTCGCCGGCATCCCGCTGCGCGACATCACCCCGGCCGAATTCCACGCCTTCCCGGCCCAGATGATGATCGCCTCTCCGGACGCCCTCAAGAAGCACCGGCAGGCGCTGATCATCCTCGCCCGCGGCGTGGCCAAGGCGAGCCTGTGGTGCCAGTCCAAGCCGGACCAGTGCGAGAAGCTACAGAGCAACGTCTCCAAGGAAGAATGGGCGACGCCCAAGGTCGCCAAGCCCTTGCTGACGCGCGCCATGCAGATCACGAAGCTGCAGCCGGGCAAGCGCATCGGCGAGCCCGTCCGCGCCAATCTGGAGAACTACCTGGCCTTCCTGACGAAATCCAATCCCAAGTTCAAGGCGCCGAAGGCGGATGAATTCCTGAAGACCGACATGCTGGACGAGATCAACAAGTTCGACCGGGACGCCGTCCTGAAGATCAACTACAACAAGTAACGCATCACCGCGGAAAGACGTGCTTGCCGCCCCCACCCCGGGCGCGGGGTGGGGGCGCGGGAGAAAGAGCTTGACCTCATACAACGGCCGCATCATCTCGATGCGGAACCTCAGCAAGGTGTACGAGACGCAGGAGCAGCCCTTGCTCGCGCTCCGGGACATCACACTGGACATCCATTCCGGGGAGTTCGTCTCCTTCGTGGGCCCGAGCGGCTGCGGAAAATCCACCCTCCTCAACATCGTCGGGGGGCTCCTGGACCGCACCTCGGGCGACCTCTGGTTCAAGGGAGAGGAGCAGCGCGAGCCGCGCCGGGAGATCGGAATGATGTTCCAGACCCCGGTGCTCTTCGACTGGCGCACCGTGGTGGAGAACGTCCTGCTGCCCATCGAGATCCTGGGGCAGGACAAGGGGGCGTTCCGCGCGCGGGCCATCGAGCTCCTGGACCTGACCGGGCTCAAGGGCTTCGAGGAGGCCTATCCGCGCCAGCTCTCGGGAGGCATGCAGCAGCGCGTCGCCCTGAGCCGGGTGCTGGTGCACGACCCCGAGGTGCTGCTCCTTGACGAGCCCTTCGGCGCGCTGGATGAGTTCACCCGCGAGGCGATGAACCTGGAGCTGCTGCGCATCTGGGACGCCACCCGGAAGACGATCATCTTCGTCACGCACAACATCAACGAAGCGGTTTTCCTCTCGGACCGGGTGGTGGTGATGACGCCCCGGCCCGGCCAGATCGCCAAGGTGCTGGACGTCGGCCTGCCGCGGCCCCGCACGCGCGAGGCCATGAAGCTCCCTGCATACGCCGAGAAGGTTTTCGAGGTGCGGGAGCTGCTGGGCGTCGCCCACTAGGAGAGCGCGCATGGCCCATCCCGTCTCCCACGCCGGCCGCCGCGAGGCGGGCCCTGCTCCCCTGGCGGCGGGCGCCAAGCCCGCCGGCGGACGGGCGCGGCACACGCACGTCTATCTGGCCATCGGCCTGGGGGTGGGCTTCCTCCTGCTGTGGGAGTTCCTCTCCCAGCGGGCCATCATCGAGCCCGTCCTCTTCCCGCCGCCCACGAAGATCGCCGCGGGCTGGTGGATGCTGGTGACGTCGGATTTCTTCGCCAAGCACTTCTGGATCACGATGATGGAGATCGCGCTCGGCTTCCTGCTCGGGGCGGGGATCGGCCTCCTGCTGGGAATCCTGCTGGCGACCGTCCCGGCCGTCCGCCTGACGCTCTACCCCTACATCATCGCGTTCCAGGCGCTGCCCAAGGTGGTGCTGGCGCCGCTCTTCATCATCTGGTTCGGCTTCGGGCCGGCATCCAAGATCGCCACCGCCCTGGCCATCTGCTTCTTCCCGGTCATGATCAACACGGTGGTGGGGCTCCAGCTCGTGGAGGAGAACGCCCTCAAGCTCATGCGCTCGCTGCGGGCCTCGCGCTGGCAGGTGTTCGCCAAGCTTCGCTTCCCGAACGCCCTACCCCACATCTTCGCCGGCCTCAAGACCTCGCTCACCTTCGCCATGATCGGGGCCATCGTGGCCGAGTTCCTCATCGCGGCGGACAACGGCCTGGGGCGGCTCGTGCAGATATACCAGCTCCAGATCCAAGTGCATCTGATGATCGCGGTGGTGGTCATCGTCTCGGTGCTGGGGATACTGGGAGTGACGCTCATGGACATGCTGGATCGGCGGATCGTCTTCTGGCGGGAGCGGTGACATGGCGGGAGGGGCGGGGGACGGCATGGCGCACATCCAAGGCGACGCGCAGCGGCTGGACCGGCCGGGCCCCCGGCCGGAGAAGGCCTCGTCCCTCCGGGCGCATCTTGCGGCCCGGCGCTACCTCTTTCTGTCGGCGCTCCTGTTCGTGGCCATCATCGCCCTCTGGCATCTGCTCCCCACGTCGGGGCTCATCCACCAGATCATCCTCCCGACGCCGGGGGCCATCGCGGCGGTCTTCCCCGAGGTGGTGGGGCATGCCCTCTTTCTCTCTCACTTCTCCTTCACCTTGTTCAGCATCCTGGTGGGCTTCATCCTGGGGAGCGGCATCGGCTTCGCCATGGGGGTGCTGTTCGCCTTCTCGGAGTTGTGGCGAAAGACGCTTTATCCCTACGTGATGGGCTTCCAGTCCACGCCCCGGGTCATCCTCGCCCCCCTGATGATCGCCTGGTTCGGCTTCGGGCCCGAATCCAAGATCGCCCAGGCGGTCGTCGGCTGCTTCTTCCCCGTCTTCCTCAATACGCTGGTGGGCCTCTCCCTGGTCGAGGAGAACGCCCTCAAGCTCATGCGCTCGCTGCGGGCGACGCCCTGGCAGACCTTCCGGATGCTCCGCTTCCCGTACGCCATGCCCACCATCTTCGCGGGCCTCAAGGTGAGCCTGACGTTCGCCACCATCGGGGTGATCGTGGCCGAGTTCGTCGCCACCGAGTACGGCCTGGGCTACGAGCTGACGCGCTACCACGTGGAGCTGGCCATCCCCCAGATGTACGCCATCATCATCATCATCGGCCTACTGGGGCTGGCGCTCTACCTGGCCATCGAGTGGCTCGACCGCAAGATCGTCTTCTGGCGCGCCGAGGACGCCGAGATGAGCAAGCTCCGGTAGCGGCATCCTCGCTGGCTCAAATCAGCCCTCTCAGCCTGTGCGCAAAAACACCCCATCTCCCGCACAACTTTGGCATTCCGCCCCGGCTGATTTTCCTTACAGCCCAAACGATGGAAGGAACGTCTTGTTTTTGCTTGTCTTGCAATCACGCTCGACAGCGCGGGCGGGCATGGAACTTGCGTACGTCCTAGTCGTTATGGGCGGGGTTCTCCACCTCGCGCTTTTGTGATCCGGCCCTCCCGGAGACGATTGGCCCTCCCGAAAAAGACTCGGCCCAGTGGGGAAGACGATTTGGCGCTTGTTTGTTTGATGCATTTTGCATCAAGGGATAAGCGCCCGGGTCATGTGGCCGTGAATCCAAGCTAGGATTCATCGGGCGGGAGGTGACAGGCGATGCGAAAGAAAGGGATGAGCAGGCGTGACCTGCTTGGCATGGTCGGCCTAAGTGCGGTCAGCGCTGCGGCCGGGGCCGCGTCCCCGGCTTTCGCGCCGGGGACGCGGGCAGCCGCCGCCGAGGCGCCCAAAGTGCCCTGGCCCTATCAGCCGCTGGATCCAGAGGACGTGAGAAAGAGGGGGCACCAAGCCTTTTACGAGGGGGATTGCATGTATGGGGCTTTCGGCGCGGTGATCACCGCGCTCCGGGACAAGGTGGGGACCCCCTACGATGGTTTCCCTCTGGACATGATGAGGTACGGAAAAGGCGGGCTCAGCGGCTGGGGGAGCCTCTGCGGCGCCCTAAACGGAGCCAGCGCCGCCATCTGCTTGGTGGCGGGAGAGGATTTCACGAAGCTAGTGC encodes the following:
- a CDS encoding ABC transporter substrate-binding protein; amino-acid sequence: MKVRSTCCRRLGISVLALLFLAAFALPASAAAPKYKLLWLFPISPPGGTFYAFSVAKELGFWEQEGLEVSWKGTGGSGAAVQLLIAGHADAGIPSMPATLNAVGRGQKLHGFYQYSTGSLFFLKVPANSPVKSVKDLKGKNIGISEPGGGEVPMVKAALQGAGLNPDKDVRLIPIGEGSPATFEAIKSGRVAAYASNFQDNLAVELAGIPLRDITPAEFHAFPAQMMIASPDALKKHRQALIILARGVAKASLWCQSKPDQCEKLQSNVSKEEWATPKVAKPLLTRAMQITKLQPGKRIGEPVRANLENYLAFLTKSNPKFKAPKADEFLKTDMLDEINKFDRDAVLKINYNK
- a CDS encoding ABC transporter ATP-binding protein, which gives rise to MRNLSKVYETQEQPLLALRDITLDIHSGEFVSFVGPSGCGKSTLLNIVGGLLDRTSGDLWFKGEEQREPRREIGMMFQTPVLFDWRTVVENVLLPIEILGQDKGAFRARAIELLDLTGLKGFEEAYPRQLSGGMQQRVALSRVLVHDPEVLLLDEPFGALDEFTREAMNLELLRIWDATRKTIIFVTHNINEAVFLSDRVVVMTPRPGQIAKVLDVGLPRPRTREAMKLPAYAEKVFEVRELLGVAH
- a CDS encoding ABC transporter permease codes for the protein MAHPVSHAGRREAGPAPLAAGAKPAGGRARHTHVYLAIGLGVGFLLLWEFLSQRAIIEPVLFPPPTKIAAGWWMLVTSDFFAKHFWITMMEIALGFLLGAGIGLLLGILLATVPAVRLTLYPYIIAFQALPKVVLAPLFIIWFGFGPASKIATALAICFFPVMINTVVGLQLVEENALKLMRSLRASRWQVFAKLRFPNALPHIFAGLKTSLTFAMIGAIVAEFLIAADNGLGRLVQIYQLQIQVHLMIAVVVIVSVLGILGVTLMDMLDRRIVFWRER
- a CDS encoding ABC transporter permease — encoded protein: MAHIQGDAQRLDRPGPRPEKASSLRAHLAARRYLFLSALLFVAIIALWHLLPTSGLIHQIILPTPGAIAAVFPEVVGHALFLSHFSFTLFSILVGFILGSGIGFAMGVLFAFSELWRKTLYPYVMGFQSTPRVILAPLMIAWFGFGPESKIAQAVVGCFFPVFLNTLVGLSLVEENALKLMRSLRATPWQTFRMLRFPYAMPTIFAGLKVSLTFATIGVIVAEFVATEYGLGYELTRYHVELAIPQMYAIIIIIGLLGLALYLAIEWLDRKIVFWRAEDAEMSKLR